TTCAATTCGCTTAAAAAATACCCCGGGCCTTTGCCGGCCCAACCGAATGATATGCCTACTGTTCTCATTCTGGGCGCCGGATCCGATATGGCCGTAGCCCTTGCCCGCCGCTATGCCGCCGCCGGCCACACCCTGCAACTGGCAGCCCGTAACCCCGGCCAGCTGCGGTCCCTGGAACAAGACCTGCGCATCCGCCACCGGATCGCGGCTACCGTGCACGCTTTCGACGCGCTCGATTTTGATTCCCACGCCGCTTTCTATCAATCCCTCCCCACTCCGCCCGATATCGTCATCTGTGTTTTCGGTTACCTGGGCAGCCAGGAAAAAGGGCAGGCCGACTGGAAGGAAGCGTCCCGGATTTTGCATACTAACTTTACCGGCGCGGTTTCTATCTTAAATATCGTGGCGGAAGACATGGCTTCCCGCGGCAAAGGGACGATCATCGGCATCAGTTCCGTAGCCGGCGACCGCGGCCGGATGAGCAATTATCTCTACGGCAGCGCCAAGGCAGGTTTCACGGCGTATCTTTCCGGCCTGCGCAACCGCCTCTGGCATAGCGGCGCGCATGTAATGACGGTGGAGCCGGGTTTTGTGGCCACGCAGATGACCCAGCACCTGAAACTCCCGCCCTTGCTCACGGCGCAGCCCGACCAGGTGGCGGCTGATATTTTCAAAGCGGCGGAGAACAAAAAGAATGTGTTGTATACC
Above is a genomic segment from Chitinophaga pollutisoli containing:
- a CDS encoding SDR family oxidoreductase → MPTVLILGAGSDMAVALARRYAAAGHTLQLAARNPGQLRSLEQDLRIRHRIAATVHAFDALDFDSHAAFYQSLPTPPDIVICVFGYLGSQEKGQADWKEASRILHTNFTGAVSILNIVAEDMASRGKGTIIGISSVAGDRGRMSNYLYGSAKAGFTAYLSGLRNRLWHSGAHVMTVEPGFVATQMTQHLKLPPLLTAQPDQVAADIFKAAENKKNVLYTKWFWKYIMLIIKNVPEPIFKKKKL